Proteins encoded within one genomic window of Amorphoplanes friuliensis DSM 7358:
- a CDS encoding LysR family transcriptional regulator, with translation MQIQGFEVFVAVAQRRSFTAAARALGYTQSAVSRQIAALEKDLDADLFDRLARGVELTEQGRSLLPHATAMLARLTTAQHDLDALREVGGGRLRVGAFPTAVAALVPRALAAFRTAYPKANLSLVEGLTPGLLDRLAAGDADLAVVSAPPDRPLDATRFDLHHLLDERLLVAVPSDHRLAGRRTVRLAELADDSFIAGSATAEETLLRAALPGGFRPKIDIVAAEWTGKLGCVAAGLGVALVPALAVRATPADLVLLRLHPDDASVRQVFAATARRPAPNVIHMLELLREAALIL, from the coding sequence ATGCAGATCCAGGGGTTCGAGGTTTTTGTGGCGGTGGCCCAGCGACGCTCGTTCACGGCTGCTGCCCGCGCGCTCGGCTACACGCAGTCGGCCGTCTCCCGCCAGATCGCCGCCCTGGAGAAGGACCTGGACGCCGACCTCTTCGACCGGCTCGCCCGCGGCGTCGAACTCACCGAGCAGGGCCGGTCGCTGCTGCCCCACGCCACCGCGATGCTCGCCCGGCTGACCACGGCACAGCACGACCTCGACGCGTTACGCGAGGTCGGCGGGGGACGACTGCGGGTCGGTGCGTTCCCGACTGCGGTTGCCGCGCTCGTACCGCGGGCGCTCGCTGCTTTTCGGACGGCGTACCCGAAGGCGAACTTGTCTCTGGTCGAAGGCCTGACACCCGGGCTGCTGGACCGGCTCGCGGCGGGTGACGCCGACCTGGCCGTGGTGAGCGCGCCGCCGGACCGGCCGCTCGACGCCACCCGGTTCGATCTGCACCACCTGCTCGACGAACGCCTGCTGGTCGCGGTCCCGTCCGACCATCGGCTGGCCGGGCGACGCACGGTTCGGCTGGCCGAACTGGCGGACGACTCGTTCATCGCCGGCTCGGCCACCGCCGAGGAAACGCTGCTGCGGGCCGCCCTGCCCGGCGGCTTCCGCCCGAAGATCGACATCGTGGCGGCCGAGTGGACCGGCAAGCTGGGCTGCGTCGCGGCGGGCCTCGGCGTCGCCCTGGTGCCCGCCCTGGCGGTCCGCGCCACACCGGCCGACCTGGTCCTGCTCCGCCTGCACCCCGACGACGCCTCGGTGCGCCAGGTCTTCGCAGCCACCGCCCGCCGGCCCGCACCGAACGTCATCCACATGCTCGAGCTGTTACGTGAAGCTGCCTTGATCTTGTAA